The sequence below is a genomic window from Sphingobacterium sp. ML3W.
TAGATTAGGTATAGGAACCGAATTTTATAAAGGTGTACAATTCTCTAAAGATCCAAAAGTGTTGGATCAGTTCTTCAGACAGATCGTACCTGATACAGGTCCTATTGATTTTGAGGTAAATACAAATGCTGTCTCTGCATTATTTGATAAAATTGGCGAAGGGATATTGGTTACACATTCGCATAGTGGTGGACAGGGCTGGATGACAGCAGTAAAGAATGGCAAGATTAAAGGAATAGTGGCTTATGAGCCCGGATCAAATTTTATATTTCCTGATAATGAAGTTCCCGAACCTATTCCCTATGTAGGTGGAGTTCTAAAAGGTTTAGGATATCCTATGGCAGAATTCAAGAAATTAACGAAGATTCCGATCGTCATTTATTATGGAGATTACATTCCGGAGCAACCGGTAAGCAATCCTGGTGAGGAGCAATGGAGAGGAGCACTTATCATGGCCAAAAGATGGCGCGATGTGGTGAATAAGCATGGAGGAGATGTGACACTGATCCAATTACCAGAGGTTGGGCTTAAAGGAAATACACACTTCCCGATGTCTGACTTAAACAATATTGAAGTTGCTAATTTAATGTCAAAGTGGTTAAAAGAAAAAGGGCTAGATAGATAAAAAAATATGAAAAAGCATATAAGAATTGTATTGTTATTCGTTTCAATGCTGGTTACAACGTTTGTAAATGCACAAGAAACGGATAGCTTGAGCAAAAAGCAGGGGTCTATAGTGCAAATAGCTGCATTAACGGGTAAAGGTTCTTTGCCTGCCTTAGCTACTCGATTGCATGCAGGTCTAGATGCTGGATTGACTATCAATCAGATCAAAGAAGTTATCATTCATACCTATGCTTATGCTGGTTTTCCGCGTAGTATCCGTGGGTTGCAAACCTTCATGACTGTTCTACAAGACCGCGAAGCGAAAGGAATAAACGATAAGTTAGGAGCAGAGGCATCTCCTATACGTAATGATGCTCGTAAATACGACAGAGGTAAGGCTGTTTTAGACTCATTATTAGGTGCACCTCAAAATGGACCACAGACAGGCTATTCGGCATTTGCTCCTACGATAGAGATTTTTCTCAAAGAGCATCTTTTTGCAGATATTTTTGAACGTGATGTACTGACTTACACCGAACGAGAATTGGCAACTATTGCAGTATTGAGCAGCATAGGAGGGGTTGAGCCTATGCTTAAATCTCATTTGAGTATCTGTTTAAATGTTGGCTTATCAGCGGCACAGTTGAAACAATTTATAACAGTTGTAGAATCTACTGTTGGCGAAAAGGAATCTGAAGATGCGAAGATAGTTTTGGAGGTGCTGCTTAGTAGCCGTAAGACGAAGTAAGGGAAAAATACTATTTAACAGTGCTAAATTATAGAAAAATGAAAAAAATAACATTAAATAACGGAGTAGAAATGCCTATTTTGGGTTTTGGCGTTTTTCAGATAACAAATCTTGAGGAGTGCGAACAAAGTGTCTTAACAGCAATAGAATCAGGTTATCGTCTTATAGACACGGCTGCATCTTATCAAAACGAAACGGCAGTTGGCAAAGCAATCAAAAGAAGTGCAGTGCCTAGGGAAGAGTTGTTTATTACGACCAAACTTTGGATTGAAGATACAGGCTACGAAAAAACAAAGGAAGCGATTGAAAGATCCCTCAATAAGTTGCAATTAGATTATTTGGATCTGTATTTAATTCATCAACCTTATGGTGACATTCACGGCTCTTGGCGGGCGATGGAAGAACTATACAAAGAAGGGAAAATCCGAGCTATTGGTATTAGCAATTTTCATCCAGATCGAGTTGTAGATTTAATGGCTTTTAATGAAATTGTACCAGCGGTGAACCAAATTGAAACACATCCATTCCATCAGCAGATTGAAACACAAAAATTCTTAACGGAAAACAATATCCAAATTCAGTCTTGGGCTTCCTTTGCAGAAGGTAAAAATGACCTTTTCAATAACGAATTATTGGCCTCCATTGGCAAGAAGTATAATAAGAGCGTAGCGCAGGTCGTACTACGGTGGCTTATCCAAAGAGGCATTGCTGTAATTCCAAAATCAGTAAATAGAGGAAGAATGATTG
It includes:
- a CDS encoding alpha/beta hydrolase, yielding MSLVQQFIVAFLLITVFGACKSKKYGSEEGYIVVKEQGSFAVGGTVVTAAGKFDPIADGAFNPDNQSSAGQTLHGDHAFVVYQKPVHAHHLPLVFWHGYGQSMRTWQTTPDGREGFQDIFLRRGFDVYNLDQPRRGNAGRSTKPMHITASPDDQLWFGIFRLGIGTEFYKGVQFSKDPKVLDQFFRQIVPDTGPIDFEVNTNAVSALFDKIGEGILVTHSHSGGQGWMTAVKNGKIKGIVAYEPGSNFIFPDNEVPEPIPYVGGVLKGLGYPMAEFKKLTKIPIVIYYGDYIPEQPVSNPGEEQWRGALIMAKRWRDVVNKHGGDVTLIQLPEVGLKGNTHFPMSDLNNIEVANLMSKWLKEKGLDR
- a CDS encoding carboxymuconolactone decarboxylase family protein, which produces MKKHIRIVLLFVSMLVTTFVNAQETDSLSKKQGSIVQIAALTGKGSLPALATRLHAGLDAGLTINQIKEVIIHTYAYAGFPRSIRGLQTFMTVLQDREAKGINDKLGAEASPIRNDARKYDRGKAVLDSLLGAPQNGPQTGYSAFAPTIEIFLKEHLFADIFERDVLTYTERELATIAVLSSIGGVEPMLKSHLSICLNVGLSAAQLKQFITVVESTVGEKESEDAKIVLEVLLSSRKTK
- a CDS encoding aldo/keto reductase yields the protein MKKITLNNGVEMPILGFGVFQITNLEECEQSVLTAIESGYRLIDTAASYQNETAVGKAIKRSAVPREELFITTKLWIEDTGYEKTKEAIERSLNKLQLDYLDLYLIHQPYGDIHGSWRAMEELYKEGKIRAIGISNFHPDRVVDLMAFNEIVPAVNQIETHPFHQQIETQKFLTENNIQIQSWASFAEGKNDLFNNELLASIGKKYNKSVAQVVLRWLIQRGIAVIPKSVNRGRMIENIDIFDFELTAEDMATIQSLDTKESLFFSHRDPEIVKWLTSRRLPK